The Metabacillus schmidteae genome has a segment encoding these proteins:
- a CDS encoding YqhR family membrane protein → MADKEENIKKKDQPNLEQNKKEEPMSVMGKSIVTGFAGGVFWSAIAYLAYILNFTEISPNLILQPFTLGDWKDGVLGNIISIIIIGLISVGAALVYYAILKRFDGMWLGILYGGALWGLVFFILNPIFPNVETVFELSRATIVTTLCLYILYGVFIGYSISFDYKEFNTKLES, encoded by the coding sequence ATGGCAGACAAAGAAGAAAATATTAAGAAAAAGGATCAACCAAATCTAGAACAGAATAAAAAAGAAGAACCGATGTCAGTGATGGGGAAGTCGATCGTGACGGGATTTGCTGGTGGAGTTTTTTGGAGTGCAATCGCCTATCTTGCATACATTTTAAATTTTACCGAGATAAGCCCCAACCTTATCTTACAACCTTTTACACTCGGTGATTGGAAGGATGGAGTTCTTGGAAATATAATAAGTATTATTATTATTGGGTTAATCTCAGTAGGGGCAGCATTAGTTTATTATGCAATTTTAAAACGTTTCGATGGCATGTGGCTCGGAATTCTTTATGGAGGAGCGTTATGGGGCTTAGTATTTTTTATTCTGAATCCTATTTTTCCAAATGTAGAAACTGTCTTCGAATTATCACGAGCGACTATCGTTACCACATTATGTCTTTATATATTGTACGGAGTTTTTATAGGATACTCAATTTCATTTGATTATAAAGAATTTAATACCAAATTAGAAAGCTAA
- a CDS encoding SA1362 family protein, with the protein MNRRTNWIVMVIILLGVLGFVTTLVSEPLWLLKQIAIYAAIAGGIYLIYRLVSKKRMGKEHSSYLKAAKQSKRRLDDRSKKGSNVRNISQVKKTKKASAIKKKKQQPSHLTVIEGKKGKKKNRAFF; encoded by the coding sequence ATGAATCGTCGTACGAATTGGATCGTCATGGTTATTATTTTATTAGGAGTACTTGGTTTTGTCACAACCCTCGTGTCAGAGCCTCTATGGCTTTTAAAACAAATTGCAATCTATGCAGCAATCGCCGGGGGAATTTATCTTATCTATCGATTAGTTTCTAAAAAAAGAATGGGGAAAGAACATTCTTCCTATTTAAAGGCTGCGAAACAATCCAAAAGACGTTTAGACGACCGAAGCAAGAAGGGTTCAAATGTTAGAAACATATCTCAGGTAAAGAAAACAAAAAAAGCCTCTGCAATTAAAAAGAAAAAACAACAACCTTCACATCTAACAGTCATTGAAGGAAAAAAAGGCAAAAAGAAAAACCGGGCCTTTTTCTAA
- a CDS encoding CNNM domain-containing protein, whose product MFIAIVFFLFMSFFLSGSETALTAVNKMKLKSRAENNDKKSQKLLNFVSKPDEIITGILIGNNIANIMLPTLVTVIAIEYGISVGVATGVLTVVLIIFAEVLPKSIAATFADKVAYMVFPVIRILIFILKPLIFLLSRFTRLVINILSKGEEKTASISREELITMVNIATSEGILQTDETKRIKGAIDFYDLDVRDALKVPRTEIQGIASGSTYEETRDIVLGGRHTRYPVYEESMDQIIGVLHSKSLLSWSLEPHKNLEDFIDDDPLFVFEFHSIETVFKLMLKKQRHLAIVLDEYGGTKGIISHEDIIEAMIGQEIKDETDQDEEILIEEISEDFIICNGKLALRRLNEVFKTNIPEQEDILTGFLLKELGRFPEEGETYDYQNLHFSIFNVEDNKLKKIRIDKSVEHTEST is encoded by the coding sequence TTGTTTATCGCTATAGTGTTTTTTCTATTCATGTCATTTTTCTTATCAGGCAGCGAGACAGCTCTTACTGCTGTAAACAAAATGAAATTAAAATCAAGAGCAGAAAACAATGATAAAAAATCACAAAAATTACTAAACTTTGTTTCAAAGCCTGATGAAATCATTACCGGTATCTTAATTGGAAACAATATCGCTAACATTATGTTACCTACACTTGTGACGGTCATTGCTATTGAATATGGAATTAGCGTTGGTGTTGCTACAGGGGTATTAACTGTTGTACTAATTATTTTTGCAGAAGTGTTACCGAAGTCCATCGCCGCTACTTTTGCAGATAAGGTCGCCTATATGGTTTTCCCAGTTATACGCATCCTTATTTTCATCTTAAAACCATTGATTTTTCTCCTATCAAGGTTTACCAGATTGGTTATTAATATACTGTCAAAAGGAGAAGAAAAAACCGCTTCTATCTCAAGAGAAGAACTTATTACAATGGTTAACATCGCTACCTCTGAAGGGATCCTGCAAACAGATGAAACCAAGCGTATAAAAGGGGCTATCGACTTTTATGATCTAGATGTTCGCGATGCATTAAAAGTACCAAGAACTGAAATTCAGGGGATTGCTTCAGGATCTACTTATGAAGAAACTAGAGACATTGTTTTAGGAGGCCGTCATACACGTTACCCTGTTTACGAGGAAAGCATGGATCAAATCATCGGTGTTCTACATTCAAAATCATTGTTATCCTGGTCTTTAGAGCCTCATAAAAATCTGGAAGATTTTATAGATGATGACCCACTCTTTGTTTTTGAATTTCATTCGATTGAAACGGTATTTAAGTTAATGTTAAAAAAACAAAGACATTTAGCGATTGTTCTCGATGAATATGGTGGTACAAAAGGGATCATAAGCCATGAAGACATCATTGAAGCAATGATTGGCCAAGAAATAAAAGATGAAACAGATCAGGATGAAGAAATATTAATTGAAGAAATATCAGAAGACTTTATAATATGTAATGGAAAGCTTGCGTTAAGAAGACTAAATGAAGTGTTCAAAACGAATATACCTGAACAAGAAGATATTTTGACAGGATTTCTTCTGAAAGAATTAGGTCGATTCCCTGAGGAAGGCGAAACATACGACTACCAAAACCTTCATTTCAGCATTTTTAATGTAGAAGATAATAAGCTAAAGAAAATTAGAATTGATAAAAGTGTTGAACATACTGAAAGTACATAG
- a CDS encoding DUF1385 domain-containing protein → MANEKKPAYGGQAVIEGVMFGGKHHYVTAIRRTDNSIDYFHLPRKNQKTLSSLKKIPFLRGIIAIIEASANGSKHLNFATERFEVDPSDDEQMIEEQKTKNDSKLTMWLGIAAVGVLSFFFGKVIFTLLPVFLAEFFRPLIPSDFGQILIEGAFKLALLLAYIYAISFTPLIRRVFQYHGAEHKVINTYENNLELTVENVQSQSRLHYRCGSSFILFTVIVGVFVYTLVPTDPLWLRIVNRLALIPVVLGISFEVLQLTNKVRHIPILRFLGYPGLWLQLLTTKEPTNDQVEVAIASFNELLRMEKETQTSAEQIV, encoded by the coding sequence ATGGCAAATGAAAAAAAACCTGCATATGGTGGGCAAGCTGTTATCGAAGGTGTTATGTTTGGTGGAAAACACCATTATGTAACCGCCATTCGTCGCACGGATAACTCAATTGATTATTTCCATTTACCTAGAAAAAATCAAAAAACATTATCCTCTCTAAAAAAAATACCATTTTTACGAGGGATTATCGCTATCATTGAGGCAAGCGCAAATGGTTCTAAGCATTTAAACTTTGCTACTGAACGCTTTGAAGTTGACCCATCGGATGACGAGCAAATGATTGAGGAACAAAAGACAAAAAATGATTCCAAATTAACTATGTGGCTCGGCATTGCAGCAGTAGGGGTTCTCTCCTTTTTCTTCGGTAAGGTTATCTTTACGCTATTGCCTGTTTTCTTAGCAGAATTTTTTCGTCCCCTTATCCCTTCCGATTTCGGGCAAATTCTTATAGAAGGCGCTTTCAAACTCGCGTTACTTTTAGCATATATATATGCTATATCGTTTACCCCTTTAATAAGGCGCGTGTTTCAATACCATGGGGCAGAGCATAAAGTAATTAACACATATGAAAACAATTTAGAGTTAACAGTTGAAAATGTTCAAAGTCAATCACGTTTGCATTACAGATGTGGCAGCAGCTTTATTCTCTTTACTGTCATTGTTGGGGTTTTTGTTTACACTCTTGTTCCAACAGATCCTTTATGGTTAAGAATCGTGAATCGGTTGGCATTAATTCCTGTCGTTCTTGGAATATCCTTTGAGGTATTACAACTCACAAATAAGGTTCGGCACATTCCGATTTTACGATTTTTAGGGTACCCGGGTCTCTGGTTACAGCTCTTAACGACAAAAGAACCTACAAATGACCAAGTTGAAGTAGCAATCGCCAGTTTCAACGAACTTCTTCGGATGGAAAAAGAGACTCAGACGTCCGCAGAGCAAATCGTGTAA
- a CDS encoding rhodanese-like domain-containing protein, producing the protein MILIIVAAALIAYTAFNFFYQRKIMKQLTEEEFRSGYRKAQLIDVREPNEYEGGHILGARNIPLSQMRQRYKEIRPDQPVYFYCQNTMRSGRAAQMLKRKGYNNLHCLKGGFKGWTGKVKKK; encoded by the coding sequence ATTATACTCATCATCGTAGCAGCTGCCCTGATTGCTTACACTGCGTTTAATTTTTTCTATCAACGTAAAATTATGAAGCAACTTACAGAAGAAGAATTTCGTTCAGGTTATCGTAAAGCACAATTAATAGATGTTCGTGAACCGAACGAGTATGAGGGTGGCCATATTCTTGGAGCTAGAAATATTCCGCTCTCTCAAATGCGCCAACGCTACAAAGAAATTCGTCCTGATCAACCAGTTTACTTCTATTGTCAAAATACAATGCGAAGTGGCCGCGCAGCACAAATGTTAAAGCGAAAAGGCTATAATAACCTGCATTGCTTAAAGGGCGGCTTTAAAGGCTGGACAGGGAAAGTAAAGAAAAAATAA
- the gcvPA gene encoding aminomethyl-transferring glycine dehydrogenase subunit GcvPA: protein MNHRYLPMTDQDKQEMLQAIGVQSIDELFQDIPENVRFKGDYKIKRAKSETELLKELSQLAAKNKDLRKNASFLGAGVYDHYMPIIVDHVISRSEFYTAYTPYQPEISQGELQAIFEFQTMICELTGMDVANSSMYDGGTALAEAAMLAAGQTKKKKILVSKAVNPETRDVVKTYAAGQYIEVIEIPVQNGVTDLEALKQEMNEDVAAVLVQYPNFFGSIEPLKEIEPIAHTGKSMFIVSSNPLALGALTPPGAFGADIVAGDAQPFGIPTAFGGPHCGYFAVTNKLLRKVPGRLVGQTTDENEKRGFVLTLQAREQHIRRDKATSNICSNQALNALAASVAMTALGKQGVKEMAIQNIQKANYAKRACLNAGIEVPFDQPIFNEFVIKLSKPVSEVNKRLLEKGIIGGFDLGKVDAEFKHHMLIAVTELRTKEEIDTLVMELGDDNE, encoded by the coding sequence ATGAATCATCGTTATTTACCAATGACAGACCAAGACAAGCAGGAAATGCTTCAAGCAATTGGTGTTCAATCAATAGATGAATTGTTTCAGGATATTCCTGAGAACGTTCGTTTTAAGGGAGATTACAAGATTAAGCGGGCAAAATCAGAAACAGAGCTCTTAAAAGAATTATCGCAGCTTGCAGCCAAAAATAAAGATTTACGCAAGAACGCGTCATTCCTTGGTGCAGGGGTTTATGATCATTACATGCCAATTATTGTTGATCATGTCATTTCTCGATCAGAATTCTACACAGCATATACTCCATATCAACCTGAGATTTCACAAGGTGAACTACAAGCGATTTTTGAATTTCAAACGATGATTTGTGAGCTAACCGGAATGGATGTGGCAAACTCATCGATGTATGATGGTGGAACAGCATTAGCGGAAGCCGCAATGCTTGCAGCTGGACAAACAAAAAAGAAAAAAATTCTCGTTTCAAAGGCCGTAAATCCTGAAACACGAGATGTAGTAAAAACATATGCAGCGGGTCAATATATCGAAGTGATTGAGATTCCTGTACAAAATGGTGTAACAGATTTAGAGGCATTAAAGCAGGAAATGAATGAAGATGTGGCAGCAGTTTTAGTTCAGTATCCAAACTTCTTTGGTTCTATTGAGCCATTAAAAGAGATTGAGCCGATTGCGCATACTGGAAAAAGTATGTTTATCGTTTCATCCAACCCTCTTGCTTTAGGTGCATTAACGCCTCCGGGAGCATTTGGTGCCGATATTGTTGCAGGAGATGCACAGCCATTTGGAATTCCTACAGCTTTTGGTGGACCACATTGCGGCTATTTTGCTGTAACAAACAAATTACTCCGTAAAGTTCCAGGTCGACTTGTTGGGCAAACAACAGATGAAAATGAAAAACGCGGATTTGTTTTAACTCTTCAAGCACGTGAACAGCATATACGACGTGATAAAGCAACATCTAATATTTGCTCAAATCAAGCATTAAACGCCCTTGCAGCTTCAGTTGCTATGACAGCTTTAGGCAAGCAGGGTGTTAAGGAAATGGCCATTCAAAATATCCAAAAAGCTAACTATGCAAAAAGAGCTTGTTTGAATGCAGGAATAGAAGTTCCATTTGACCAGCCTATATTCAATGAATTTGTGATTAAGCTTTCAAAACCTGTTTCCGAGGTCAATAAGCGCCTTTTAGAGAAAGGGATTATCGGTGGATTTGATTTAGGGAAAGTTGATGCTGAATTTAAACATCATATGTTGATTGCCGTGACAGAGCTACGTACAAAAGAAGAAATCGACACACTTGTGATGGAATTGGGGGATGACAATGAGTAA
- a CDS encoding MerR family transcriptional regulator, protein MAAKYVTISKAASLIGEKAFVLKQWEEDFCDLITLKRDERNVRLFTGENIELFQKIKAYKERNLDNETIKQLLQQQPVGSSPQTGLIDADIAELKETLSKITSFIESRQVQSMIQMDERLDLLERSVISSVSEKISETAKLQTEVARIEFSDLQDMITSLEVTAEAERETFKEEVQQEREIAQRKTDEREERFLAFVREHQYKQERIKQDKSGFLKQILSFAR, encoded by the coding sequence TTGGCAGCTAAATATGTAACGATTTCAAAAGCAGCGTCATTGATAGGAGAAAAAGCATTTGTATTGAAACAGTGGGAGGAAGATTTTTGTGATCTTATTACGCTAAAAAGAGATGAAAGAAATGTACGGTTATTTACCGGAGAAAACATTGAATTATTTCAAAAGATTAAAGCTTATAAAGAAAGAAATTTAGATAACGAGACAATTAAACAACTTCTTCAGCAGCAACCTGTAGGTTCATCCCCTCAAACAGGCTTAATTGATGCAGATATTGCTGAGTTGAAAGAAACTCTTTCAAAAATAACGTCATTTATTGAATCGAGACAAGTCCAATCTATGATACAAATGGATGAACGACTTGATCTGCTTGAAAGAAGTGTCATATCATCCGTGTCAGAGAAAATCAGTGAGACAGCAAAATTGCAAACAGAGGTGGCTCGTATTGAGTTTTCAGATCTTCAAGACATGATTACAAGCCTGGAAGTGACTGCTGAGGCGGAAAGGGAAACGTTTAAAGAAGAAGTTCAACAAGAAAGAGAAATTGCACAACGAAAAACAGATGAGCGTGAAGAGCGATTTTTAGCATTTGTAAGAGAGCATCAATATAAACAAGAGAGAATAAAACAAGATAAATCAGGATTTTTAAAACAAATATTAAGTTTCGCAAGATAA
- the mntR gene encoding transcriptional regulator MntR gives MPTPSMEDYIEQIYLLIEDKGYARVSDIAEALSVHPSSVTKMVQKLDKDEYLIYEKYRGLVLTNKGKKIGKRLVYRHELLEQFLHIIGVDEDKIYDDVEGIEHHLSWNAIDRIGDLVQYFEGNEERVETLRQIQKNNEA, from the coding sequence ATGCCAACACCAAGTATGGAAGATTATATAGAACAGATTTATTTACTTATTGAAGATAAAGGGTATGCTCGAGTTTCCGATATAGCCGAAGCATTGTCTGTACATCCCTCCTCTGTTACAAAAATGGTTCAAAAATTAGATAAAGATGAATATCTTATTTATGAAAAATATCGGGGACTTGTTTTAACAAATAAAGGGAAGAAAATTGGAAAGCGCTTAGTGTATCGTCATGAACTTTTAGAGCAATTTTTACATATTATCGGTGTGGATGAGGATAAAATTTATGATGATGTAGAAGGAATTGAACACCACTTAAGTTGGAATGCGATTGATCGTATAGGTGATTTAGTTCAATATTTTGAGGGAAATGAAGAAAGAGTAGAGACTCTTCGTCAAATACAAAAAAATAATGAAGCTTAA
- a CDS encoding patatin-like phospholipase family protein — protein sequence MQIDGVFSGGGIKGFALIGAYEAIEKKGFKFKRLAGTSAGSIICAFVMAGYKSDEILEMMDELDLKLLLDARKSFLPHPITKWISLYWNLGLYRGVKLEEWICQKLRNKGISTFADLPIGSLRVVASDLTNGRLIVLPDDLLQYGIDPLSFSVAKAVRMSCSLPYFFEPVKLTTAKGVNIFVDGGVLSNFPIWLFQQKSQHSKKRPVLGIKLSYSEKERPPKEIHNAIDMFNALFETMKDAHDSRHISKRHEKNIVFIPVENIVTTEFEINEQKKLALIELGRNRTNEFLKRWTY from the coding sequence ATGCAAATAGACGGAGTATTTTCAGGTGGTGGAATAAAGGGATTTGCTCTAATAGGGGCGTATGAAGCGATTGAAAAAAAAGGATTTAAGTTTAAACGCCTGGCAGGAACAAGTGCAGGATCTATTATTTGTGCATTTGTCATGGCTGGTTATAAAAGTGATGAAATTTTAGAGATGATGGATGAATTAGATTTGAAATTGTTATTAGATGCAAGAAAGTCGTTTCTTCCGCATCCTATTACAAAATGGATTTCACTTTATTGGAATTTGGGTTTGTATCGAGGGGTCAAACTGGAAGAGTGGATCTGTCAGAAGCTAAGAAATAAAGGGATTAGCACATTTGCTGATTTGCCAATAGGAAGTTTAAGAGTGGTTGCTTCAGATCTAACAAATGGTCGTTTGATCGTGTTGCCTGATGATTTACTTCAATATGGAATTGATCCTTTATCTTTTTCCGTTGCAAAAGCAGTAAGAATGAGCTGCAGTCTTCCTTACTTTTTTGAACCTGTTAAACTAACAACAGCAAAAGGAGTGAATATTTTTGTTGACGGAGGTGTGCTAAGTAATTTTCCAATCTGGCTTTTTCAGCAAAAAAGTCAACATTCTAAGAAAAGGCCGGTTCTGGGGATAAAGTTAAGTTATAGTGAAAAGGAACGGCCGCCCAAAGAAATTCATAATGCGATCGATATGTTTAACGCCCTTTTTGAAACGATGAAAGATGCGCATGATAGTAGACATATATCAAAAAGACATGAAAAGAACATTGTATTTATTCCTGTTGAAAACATCGTGACAACAGAATTTGAAATAAATGAACAAAAAAAACTAGCTCTAATAGAGCTAGGTCGAAATCGAACGAACGAATTTCTAAAAAGGTGGACTTATTAG
- a CDS encoding lipoate--protein ligase family protein, whose translation MAKEVWRYIDSGNCSPAFNMAMDEALLEWHSEGKIPPTIRFYGWNPATLSIGYFQKVEKEIDLEAVKKYGLGFVRRPTGGRGVLHDQELTYSVIVSEEHPDMPKTVTEAYRVISEGILEGFKNLGLDAYFAIPRTEEEKAGLKSPRSAVCFDAPSWYELVVEGRKVAGSAQTRQKGVILQHGSILLDLDEDMLFDLFKYSNDRVKERMQRAFKNKAVATNSLREKPVTIKEAKKAFKEGFEKGLDIDLVPYELTSEELQYVNQLARDKYESDAWNFKR comes from the coding sequence ATGGCAAAAGAAGTATGGAGATATATTGATTCTGGAAATTGTTCCCCAGCGTTTAATATGGCGATGGACGAGGCACTTTTAGAATGGCATAGTGAAGGGAAAATTCCTCCTACGATTAGATTTTATGGTTGGAATCCAGCTACACTTTCAATTGGTTACTTTCAAAAGGTTGAAAAAGAAATAGATCTGGAAGCAGTAAAAAAATATGGCTTAGGTTTCGTCAGAAGACCCACAGGTGGACGAGGTGTTCTTCATGACCAAGAGCTTACATATAGTGTAATCGTATCTGAAGAACACCCGGATATGCCTAAAACGGTGACAGAGGCGTATCGTGTGATTTCTGAAGGAATTTTAGAAGGTTTTAAAAATCTAGGCCTTGATGCATACTTTGCGATTCCGAGAACAGAGGAAGAAAAAGCTGGACTAAAATCACCAAGATCAGCTGTTTGCTTTGATGCTCCTTCTTGGTATGAGCTTGTTGTAGAGGGGCGGAAGGTAGCGGGTAGTGCGCAAACTCGACAAAAAGGTGTGATATTACAACACGGCTCCATTTTACTAGATCTGGATGAGGATATGCTTTTTGATCTATTTAAATACTCAAACGATCGAGTGAAAGAAAGAATGCAAAGAGCATTTAAAAACAAGGCCGTTGCAACGAATAGTCTTCGTGAAAAGCCAGTAACAATTAAGGAGGCGAAAAAAGCCTTTAAAGAGGGGTTTGAGAAAGGTCTGGATATAGATCTTGTGCCTTACGAGCTAACAAGCGAAGAATTGCAGTATGTGAATCAGCTTGCTAGAGATAAATATGAAAGTGATGCTTGGAATTTTAAAAGGTAA
- the aroQ gene encoding type II 3-dehydroquinate dehydratase, producing the protein MKVLVINGPNLNLLGKREPGVYGSNTLIDLEKSLLTFGEKLNCEVTCFQSNHEGDLIDAIHEADEQYNGIIINPGAFTHYSYAIRDAIAGISIPVIEVHISNVHAREEFRHTSVTAPVTAGQIIGLGFKGYELAILALKDRTGGMN; encoded by the coding sequence ATGAAAGTGTTAGTAATAAATGGACCAAATTTAAATCTATTAGGAAAACGAGAGCCGGGGGTTTATGGTTCAAATACATTAATTGATCTTGAAAAAAGTCTCCTAACATTTGGTGAAAAGCTAAACTGTGAAGTGACATGCTTTCAATCCAATCATGAAGGTGATTTGATCGATGCCATTCACGAAGCAGACGAACAATATAATGGAATCATAATAAATCCTGGTGCTTTTACACATTATAGTTACGCAATTCGAGATGCAATTGCAGGTATCTCTATTCCAGTCATTGAAGTACATATTTCAAATGTTCACGCAAGAGAGGAATTTCGCCATACATCTGTTACAGCTCCTGTCACAGCTGGCCAAATTATCGGGTTAGGATTTAAAGGGTATGAATTAGCCATTCTTGCATTAAAAGACCGAACAGGGGGTATGAATTAA
- the gcvPB gene encoding aminomethyl-transferring glycine dehydrogenase subunit GcvPB, with protein MSNQDQALIFELSREGRIGYSLPELEVDELSLDELIPTDYIRTEDALLPEVSELDIMRHYTALSKRNHGVDSGFYPLGSCTMKYNPKINENVARIAGLAHIHPLQEESTVQGAMELLFDLQEHLKEITGMDEVTLQPAAGAHGEWTGLMMIRAYHEANNDTKRTKVIVPDSAHGTNPASATVAGFETITVKSDENGLVDLEDLRRVVDEHTAALMLTNPNTLGLFEAHILEMAQIVHDAGGKLYYDGANLNAVLSKARPGDMGFDVVHLNLHKTFTGPHGGGGPGSGPVGVKADLIPYLPKPVLVKNEDGYHFDYNRPHSIGRVKPFYGNFGINVRAYTYIRTMGPDGLKAVTEYAVLNANYMMRRLAPYYDLPFNQHCKHEFVLSGKRQKKLGVRTLDIAKRLLDFGYHPPTIYFPLNVEECIMIEPTETESKETLDSFIDAMIQIAKEAEETPELVQEAPHTTVVKRLDETTAARKPILKFQR; from the coding sequence ATGAGTAATCAAGATCAAGCATTAATTTTTGAATTAAGCAGAGAAGGACGTATTGGGTATAGCTTACCAGAGCTTGAAGTCGATGAGTTGTCATTAGATGAACTAATTCCTACTGATTATATTCGTACAGAGGATGCTCTGCTTCCTGAGGTTTCAGAGCTCGATATAATGAGACACTACACAGCTTTATCCAAGCGTAACCATGGAGTTGATTCTGGGTTTTATCCATTAGGTTCTTGTACGATGAAGTATAACCCGAAAATTAATGAAAATGTAGCGCGTATTGCAGGTCTTGCCCATATTCACCCGTTGCAGGAAGAATCAACAGTCCAAGGGGCTATGGAGCTTTTATTTGACCTTCAAGAACATTTAAAAGAAATTACAGGAATGGATGAAGTGACACTTCAACCAGCCGCAGGAGCTCATGGTGAGTGGACAGGATTAATGATGATTCGTGCCTATCATGAAGCAAACAATGACACGAAAAGAACTAAGGTCATTGTTCCTGACTCAGCACATGGAACAAACCCGGCTTCTGCAACTGTAGCTGGTTTTGAAACAATTACAGTTAAATCAGATGAAAATGGTTTAGTTGATTTAGAAGATTTGCGCCGTGTTGTGGATGAACATACAGCGGCATTAATGTTAACGAATCCAAATACGCTTGGACTTTTTGAGGCGCATATTTTAGAGATGGCGCAAATTGTCCATGACGCAGGTGGCAAGCTGTATTATGATGGAGCTAATTTAAATGCTGTTTTAAGTAAAGCTAGACCGGGCGATATGGGGTTTGATGTTGTTCACCTTAATCTTCATAAAACATTTACCGGCCCTCATGGTGGAGGTGGTCCCGGTTCAGGTCCTGTAGGTGTTAAAGCAGATTTAATCCCTTATCTACCAAAGCCTGTGTTAGTAAAGAATGAAGATGGCTATCATTTTGATTACAACCGTCCACACTCAATCGGTCGAGTGAAGCCATTCTATGGAAATTTCGGGATCAATGTAAGAGCTTATACGTATATTCGTACGATGGGTCCTGACGGATTAAAAGCTGTTACAGAATACGCAGTGTTAAATGCAAACTATATGATGCGCCGTTTAGCACCATATTATGACCTTCCATTTAATCAACATTGTAAACATGAATTTGTTTTATCAGGTAAGCGACAGAAGAAATTAGGAGTTCGGACACTTGATATTGCGAAGCGATTACTCGATTTTGGGTATCATCCACCAACGATTTATTTCCCATTAAACGTTGAGGAATGCATCATGATCGAACCTACAGAAACAGAATCCAAGGAAACACTTGATTCATTTATCGATGCCATGATTCAGATCGCAAAAGAAGCAGAAGAAACACCTGAACTTGTTCAGGAAGCCCCTCACACAACTGTTGTAAAAAGATTAGATGAGACAACTGCAGCACGAAAACCAATACTAAAGTTTCAGCGCTAA